GTGTCAGTCGCGCCATCACCCAGCTTCTCGAGACGATCGATCTGGTCGCGCCAGCACCATCCAACGTCCTCATCAGTGGCGAGTCCGGCACGGGCAAGGAGTTAGTGGCGCGTGCGTTGCATGAGGCCTCTGCGCGCAGCAATGAGCCGTTCATTGCCTTCAATTGCGGAGCTATTCCACTGGAGTTGGTGGAAAGCGAGATCTTCGGCTACGAGCGAGGCGCCTTTACGGGCGCCGTGCGCAGCCAGATGGGGAAACTGGAAGCTGCAGCCGCTGGGACACTCTTCCTCGATGAAGTGGGCGACATGCCCTTGCCAATGCAAGTCAAACTCTTGCGCGCCCTGCAGGAACGAGAATTCACCCGCCTCGGCACGCATCAGCCGATTCGTCTGCAGGCGCGTATTGTGGCCGCCACCCACATCGACCTGAAACAAGCGATTCAGGAGGGCCGTTTTCGGGAAGACCTATACTATCGCTTGAATGTTATCCCATTACACATCCCACCATTGCGCGAGCGTCGCGCGGATATCGCGCCTCTGGTGGCCCATTTTCTTGCCAAGATCTGTCACGAGATTGGTCGCCCCGAGGTAAAGATCGAGAGCGATGCCCTGTCCGCCCTGGAGAGCTACACCTGGCCCGGCAACATACGGCAACTGGAGAATTTGCTTGAGCGCAGCGTGGTGTTGACACGCCAGAACAGTATCGGTCGCCGCGACCTACCGCCAGAGATTCGTGACCAGGAATCGAACAGCGAAGGCAATCCCTCCAGCCCCTTCGATCTGCCTGCCATCGAGCGTCAAACCGTACTGGGTGCATTGGAAAAGACCCGTTTCAACCAAAGCCAGGCTGCGGTTCTGCTGGGAATCAGCCGCAAACAGCTGCGTACGAAAATGAAGAACATGGGGTTACTTGCTGAGCAGGCGCCCGATGACGAAGGATTTGACGGCGACTGAAAAGCTCTGTGCCTTTCGGCACAGCCCCTGCATGGCTTTGGTCCGATTTTTTGCGGACCTACTCTTGCCGTTCCTCCTGCAGAGGTCCCGCTTCACTCTCGCCCTGCATTGCTCTCTTCTGCATAACTGATTGAATATCAATTGCTTCTGATTCTGGTTCAGGAAGCTCTCCGAATTTGGAGAGGGCAACGAGGATATCCCAGATCGAAGGCTTAGGTCTGGCATGAAAACTGCTCTAGGGGATAGCACCGGGAAAAAGCCCGGGCAGCACCACAGGAGTAGTTATGAACGCTCACAGACGCACACGCGCGGGGATTCTTACCGGTCTGACTGGCGCCCTACTATTGGTCGCCACGGCTGCCAGTGCTGCCCCAGCGGTCAATAATATTGAAGCTGGTCGCACCTTGGCCTTTAACCGAGCCAAGGGGAATTGTCTGGCTTGCCATGCCCTTCCCGGCGGCACGCAAGCGGGCGACGTTGGCCCGGCCCTGCCGATGAAAGGTGTGACCTTTCAGCAAATGTTCCAGACCAAGGAAAAATTGGTCGCCTTCCTGTCGGATCCTGAAAAGCTATTCCCCTACGCCAACATGCCGGAGTTTGGGAAAAATAAGGTCCTGACACATCAAGAGCTGGAACAGGTTGCCGATTATCTCTGGTCGTTGAAATAAATCACCCGTTGAGGAGTATTTTCATGAAGCAAATGCAACGTAGACAATTTCTCGGCACTGGCGTAACCGCTGCTGCCGTAGCCGCCGTCGCTGGCACTGGCCTGTTACGCGCCGGCAATGCCTTCGCTGACAACGTCGCCGGATGGCCTGCCAAGGCCTTCGATGCCAAGGTTTTGGATGCGGCAATGACGGATTCCGTTGGTAAGACCAGTGTCCCTGTTTCGTCAAAGGTATCGCTCAAAGCGCCGACCATTGCCGAAAATGGTGGCGCCGTGCCGGTTACTATTGAAGTGGATTCACCGATGACTGCCGACGACTACATTGATACCGTTTGGTTATTTGTCGACCATAACCCCACCCCATTAGCGAGCCAGTTCACCTTCACCCCGGCCTGCGGTAAAGCGTACATTCAACAACGCATCAAGATGGCCAAGACCGACCACGTCCGCGTTGTTGCCAAGACCAACAAAGGGGAATTGATGGCCTCGGCACCCCGTGAAGTCAAAGTCACCATTGGTGGCTGCGGCGGCTGATCTCTCTCATTTCCTAATCTAGCAAGGAGCTATAACCATGGCAGCACCACTTGGCAATCCAATGATCCGTATGCCCGGGAGCGCAAAGAAGGGGGATATTGTAGAAGTCCGCTCCCTGATCATGAATCCCATGACTACGGGTCTGGTGAAAGATAAGAAAACCGGCAAACTCATTCCTGCACATTTCATTCAGACGGTTACCATCACCTTCAACGACAAGCCACTGTTGGATATCGATTGGAGTACGGCGGTCAGTGCCAACCCCTACCTAGCGTTCAAAATGCGCGCGGAGGAAAGCGGCACCGTAAAAATGACCTGGAAGGACAACACCAACGGCTCCTGGAGTGCAACGTCAAAAATTACCGTGAGCTGATATTGTCTTTAGAGCGCAGTGCAACATGTACTGCGCCGATTTCCAATAAAAGGGAGGGAAATCGCAATGAAAAAATGGATCGTATCCATTGCTATTGCAGCGCTTGCGGGTAACAGCGTAGCTGCCAATGCCGTCAACTGGTGGGACTTGGGCAATACCAAGGTCGGTCCGGAACAGACGCTGCAACAATTCCACGAGTATTTCAAACAGCAAAACCCTAACATGCCGTTGGAGAAATATGCCCTTGGCGCCTATGCATTCAGTCCACAGTTATATGCACAGTACCAAGAGGCGATGCAGTTCAATCCGGGCGATCTGACCCTCTCTGAAGGGAAGAAGCTCTGGGATAGCAAATTCAAGAATGGCAAAACCTATGCGAGTTGTTATCCGAATGG
The window above is part of the Acidithiobacillus acidisediminis genome. Proteins encoded here:
- a CDS encoding sigma-54-dependent transcriptional regulator; this translates as MDTKILVVEDERNLRRVLVAILQAEGFSILEAESAEEALDRLQTENPSLVLSDQRLPGMPGVELLRRVKELRPTIPVIITTAYGDIDQAVEAIKAGAEHYLTKPVDEGELLALIRQILERGGRQIPPLRQTPRRHGLIGVSRAITQLLETIDLVAPAPSNVLISGESGTGKELVARALHEASARSNEPFIAFNCGAIPLELVESEIFGYERGAFTGAVRSQMGKLEAAAAGTLFLDEVGDMPLPMQVKLLRALQEREFTRLGTHQPIRLQARIVAATHIDLKQAIQEGRFREDLYYRLNVIPLHIPPLRERRADIAPLVAHFLAKICHEIGRPEVKIESDALSALESYTWPGNIRQLENLLERSVVLTRQNSIGRRDLPPEIRDQESNSEGNPSSPFDLPAIERQTVLGALEKTRFNQSQAAVLLGISRKQLRTKMKNMGLLAEQAPDDEGFDGD
- the soxX gene encoding sulfur oxidation c-type cytochrome SoxX gives rise to the protein MNAHRRTRAGILTGLTGALLLVATAASAAPAVNNIEAGRTLAFNRAKGNCLACHALPGGTQAGDVGPALPMKGVTFQQMFQTKEKLVAFLSDPEKLFPYANMPEFGKNKVLTHQELEQVADYLWSLK
- the soxY gene encoding thiosulfate oxidation carrier protein SoxY, which codes for MKQMQRRQFLGTGVTAAAVAAVAGTGLLRAGNAFADNVAGWPAKAFDAKVLDAAMTDSVGKTSVPVSSKVSLKAPTIAENGGAVPVTIEVDSPMTADDYIDTVWLFVDHNPTPLASQFTFTPACGKAYIQQRIKMAKTDHVRVVAKTNKGELMASAPREVKVTIGGCGG
- the soxZ gene encoding thiosulfate oxidation carrier complex protein SoxZ; the encoded protein is MAAPLGNPMIRMPGSAKKGDIVEVRSLIMNPMTTGLVKDKKTGKLIPAHFIQTVTITFNDKPLLDIDWSTAVSANPYLAFKMRAEESGTVKMTWKDNTNGSWSATSKITVS